Proteins found in one Bacillus subtilis subsp. subtilis str. 168 genomic segment:
- the comGB gene encoding membrane pilin platform component of the DNA transport machinery (Evidence 1a: Function from experimental evidences in the studied strain; PubMedId: 9150204, 9723928, 15849754, 15968048, 16850406, 24164455; Product type cp : cell process) — protein MTAGGYTLLDGLRLMELQMNKRQAADLTDSVTCLREGAPFYQVLKSLSFHKEAVGICYFAETHGELPASMIQSGELLERKIAQADQLKRVLRYPLFLIFTVAVMFYMLQSIIIPQFSGIYQSMNMETSRSTDMLFAFFQHIDLVIILLVLFTAGIGIYYWLVFKKKSPARQMLICIRIPLVGKLVKLFNSYFFSLQLSSLLKSGLSIYDSLNAFKHQTFLPFYRCEAEQLIERLKAGESIESAICGSLFYETDLSKVISHGQLSGRLDRELFTYSQFILQRLEHKAQKWTGILQPMIYGFVAAMILLVYLSMLVPMYQMMNQM, from the coding sequence ATGACTGCGGGCGGATATACACTTCTGGATGGATTACGCCTGATGGAACTTCAGATGAATAAGAGGCAGGCGGCTGACTTGACTGATTCGGTCACTTGTTTGAGGGAAGGGGCTCCGTTTTATCAAGTACTAAAGAGTTTGTCATTTCATAAGGAAGCCGTAGGTATTTGTTATTTTGCTGAAACACATGGTGAACTGCCTGCTTCAATGATCCAGAGCGGAGAGCTGCTGGAACGAAAAATTGCACAGGCAGACCAGCTGAAAAGAGTGCTGCGCTATCCGCTTTTCCTCATCTTTACGGTCGCTGTCATGTTTTATATGTTACAGTCCATCATCATTCCTCAGTTTTCCGGTATCTATCAATCGATGAATATGGAAACCTCACGTTCAACCGATATGCTTTTTGCTTTTTTTCAGCATATTGATCTTGTGATCATTTTGCTTGTTCTTTTTACAGCAGGTATCGGGATTTATTATTGGCTTGTGTTTAAGAAAAAATCACCTGCCCGGCAAATGCTGATTTGTATCAGGATTCCTTTGGTTGGAAAGCTTGTAAAGCTGTTTAACAGCTACTTTTTTTCTTTGCAGCTAAGCAGCCTTTTAAAATCAGGCCTCTCAATTTATGACAGCCTTAATGCATTTAAACATCAAACGTTTCTCCCTTTCTACCGCTGCGAGGCTGAACAATTGATTGAACGGCTAAAAGCCGGTGAGTCAATTGAATCCGCTATTTGTGGAAGCCTTTTTTATGAAACTGATTTATCAAAAGTCATATCTCACGGCCAGCTGAGCGGCCGATTGGATCGGGAGCTTTTCACATACAGCCAATTCATATTACAGCGGCTGGAACACAAAGCGCAAAAATGGACAGGCATCCTTCAGCCAATGATTTATGGATTTGTTGCAGCGATGATCTTACTTGTGTATTTATCTATGCTTGTGCCTATGTATCAGATGATGAATCAAATGTGA
- the comGF gene encoding component of the DNA transport pilin platform (Evidence 1a: Function from experimental evidences in the studied strain; PubMedId: 9150204, 9723928, 15849754, 16850406; Product type cp: cell process) produces the protein MLISGSLAAIIHLFLSRQQEHDGFTQQEWMISIEQMMNECKESQAVKTAEHGSVLICTNLSGQDIRFDIYHSMIRKRVDGKGHVPILDHITAMKADIENGVVLLKIESEDQKVYQTAFPVYSYLGGG, from the coding sequence TTGCTCATATCAGGATCGTTAGCTGCGATTATCCATCTGTTTTTGTCTCGACAGCAGGAACATGACGGTTTCACACAGCAGGAATGGATGATTTCGATAGAACAGATGATGAATGAATGCAAGGAATCACAGGCAGTTAAGACAGCCGAGCATGGGAGCGTGTTAATCTGCACCAATCTTTCCGGACAAGACATCCGTTTTGACATTTATCATTCAATGATAAGAAAAAGAGTGGATGGCAAAGGGCATGTTCCGATTTTAGATCATATTACTGCCATGAAAGCTGATATTGAAAATGGTGTTGTTTTGCTGAAAATTGAGAGTGAAGACCAAAAAGTGTATCAAACTGCTTTTCCAGTCTATTCGTATTTAGGAGGGGGGTGA
- the tapA gene encoding lipoprotein for biofilm formation (Evidence 1a: Function from experimental evidences in the studied strain; PubMedId: 10464223, 10559173, 14707086, 16430695, 17554552, 21477127, 24488317, 26441856, 26819068, 27655338; Product type lp : lipoprotein) codes for MFRLFHNQQKAKTKLKVLLIFQLSVIFSLTAAICLQFSDDTSAAFHDIETFDVSLQTCKDFQHTDKNCHYDKRWDQSDLHISDQTDTKGTVCSPFALFAVLENTGEKLKKSKWKWELHKLENARKPLKDGNVIEKGFVSNQIGDSLYKIETKKKMKPGIYAFKVYKPAGYPANGSTFEWSEPMRLAKCDEKPTVPKKETKSDVKKENETTQKDIPEKTMKEETSQEAVTKEKETQSDQKESGEEDEKSNEADQ; via the coding sequence ATGTTTCGATTGTTTCACAATCAGCAAAAGGCGAAGACGAAACTGAAAGTTCTGCTTATCTTTCAGCTTTCAGTCATTTTCAGTCTGACTGCCGCAATATGCTTACAATTTTCCGATGATACAAGCGCTGCTTTTCATGATATTGAAACATTTGATGTCTCACTTCAAACGTGTAAAGACTTTCAGCATACAGATAAAAACTGCCATTATGATAAACGCTGGGATCAAAGTGATTTGCACATATCAGATCAAACGGATACGAAAGGCACTGTATGCTCACCTTTCGCCTTATTTGCTGTGCTCGAAAATACAGGTGAGAAACTTAAGAAATCAAAGTGGAAGTGGGAGCTTCATAAGCTTGAAAATGCCCGCAAACCGTTAAAGGATGGGAACGTGATCGAAAAAGGATTTGTCTCCAATCAAATCGGCGATTCACTTTATAAAATTGAGACCAAGAAAAAAATGAAACCCGGCATTTATGCATTTAAAGTATATAAACCGGCAGGCTACCCGGCAAACGGCAGTACATTTGAGTGGTCGGAGCCTATGAGGCTTGCAAAATGCGATGAAAAACCGACAGTCCCTAAAAAAGAAACAAAGTCGGACGTCAAAAAGGAGAATGAAACAACACAAAAAGATATACCGGAAAAAACAATGAAAGAAGAAACATCTCAAGAAGCTGTAACCAAAGAAAAAGAAACTCAATCAGACCAGAAGGAAAGCGGGGAAGAGGATGAAAAAAGCAATGAAGCTGATCAGTAA
- the sinR gene encoding master regulator of biofilm formation (Evidence 1a: Function from experimental evidences in the studied strain; PubMedId: 15805512, 16585769, 16740951, 16923912, 21708175, 25326308, 26434553, 28546427; Product type r: regulator), with the protein MIGQRIKQYRKEKGYSLSELAEKAGVAKSYLSSIERNLQTNPSIQFLEKVSAVLDVSVHTLLDEKHETEYDGQLDSEWEKLVRDAMTSGVSKKQFREFLDYQKWRKSQKEE; encoded by the coding sequence TTGATTGGCCAGCGTATTAAACAATACCGTAAAGAAAAAGGCTACTCACTATCAGAACTAGCTGAAAAAGCTGGGGTAGCGAAGTCTTATTTAAGCTCAATAGAACGAAATCTACAAACGAACCCCTCCATTCAATTTCTCGAAAAAGTCTCCGCTGTTCTGGACGTCTCGGTTCATACTTTGCTCGATGAGAAACATGAAACCGAATACGATGGTCAATTAGATAGTGAATGGGAGAAATTGGTTCGCGATGCGATGACATCCGGGGTATCGAAAAAACAATTTCGTGAATTTTTAGATTATCAAAAATGGAGAAAATCCCAAAAAGAGGAGTAG
- the sinI gene encoding antagonist of SinR (Evidence 1a: Function from experimental evidences in the studied strain; PubMedId: 8549812, 10547280, 11751836, 15661000, 15805512, 23569226, 25326308, 26434553, 28430084; Product type r: regulator): protein MKNAKQEHFELDQEWVELMVEAKEANISPEEIRKYLLLNKKSAHPGPAARSHTVNPF, encoded by the coding sequence ATGAAGAATGCAAAACAAGAGCACTTTGAATTGGATCAAGAATGGGTTGAATTAATGGTGGAAGCCAAAGAGGCAAATATCAGCCCGGAAGAAATACGAAAATATTTACTTTTAAACAAAAAGTCTGCTCATCCTGGTCCGGCAGCCAGAAGTCATACCGTAAATCCTTTCTGA
- the yqhG gene encoding hypothetical protein (Evidence 4: Unknown function but conserved in other organisms), with translation MRQQEVHDFLLRFFQANSCQIVDQGLGYMTVQLTVEMDKQIMNRPFYWHWREKTGGDPNPMKITFITDKENAPKDLDGEFIYFGAPRLFQIFKAVKQNGRFTRMYEKIESAGAKVPLQPWLGINVTISYQSDMKKDKLLSLGLHLVSGTIIEDFQSKLTQFSLTSQICDYCFTISPMIKPESGLKRMENYISKSAMQEPSDWAEQAVNRWKNDMTLLDKFYEHIEEKPEEYHLEKQALKTLYQPKISVEIENGGLFYLQNNISS, from the coding sequence GTGAGACAGCAAGAGGTTCACGATTTTCTGCTGCGTTTTTTTCAAGCAAACAGCTGCCAAATCGTCGATCAAGGCTTAGGCTATATGACAGTGCAGCTTACAGTTGAAATGGACAAACAAATCATGAACCGCCCTTTCTACTGGCATTGGCGCGAGAAGACAGGCGGTGATCCGAATCCAATGAAAATCACTTTTATTACAGATAAAGAAAATGCGCCAAAAGACCTAGATGGTGAATTTATATATTTTGGGGCCCCGCGTCTTTTTCAAATATTCAAAGCTGTTAAACAAAATGGGAGATTTACCAGAATGTATGAGAAAATTGAATCAGCCGGAGCTAAAGTCCCACTTCAGCCTTGGCTTGGTATAAATGTCACGATTTCATACCAGTCCGACATGAAAAAGGATAAGTTATTGTCACTAGGTCTTCACCTAGTCTCTGGAACGATAATTGAAGATTTTCAAAGCAAGCTGACCCAGTTTTCACTGACGTCTCAAATATGTGACTATTGCTTCACCATTTCACCTATGATCAAACCAGAAAGCGGACTTAAGCGTATGGAAAACTATATTTCCAAATCCGCTATGCAGGAGCCGTCCGACTGGGCGGAACAGGCGGTTAACAGGTGGAAGAATGATATGACATTGCTTGATAAGTTTTACGAGCATATAGAAGAAAAACCAGAAGAATACCATCTAGAAAAACAGGCGCTGAAAACCTTGTATCAACCAAAGATATCAGTTGAAATTGAAAATGGCGGATTGTTTTATCTGCAAAATAATATTTCAAGCTAA
- the comGC gene encoding pilin-like component of the DNA transport membrane pilin platform (Evidence 1a: Function from experimental evidences in the studied strain; PubMedId: 7783624, 9723928, 11744713, 16751195, 22820325, 24164455, 28659339; Product type cp: cell process): MNEKGFTLVEMLIVLFIISILLLITIPNVTKHNQTIQKKGCEGLQNMVKAQMTAFELDHEGQTPSLADLQSEGYVKKDAVCPNGKRIIITGGEVKVEH; this comes from the coding sequence ATGAATGAGAAAGGATTTACACTTGTTGAAATGTTAATCGTGCTCTTTATTATTTCGATTTTGCTTTTAATTACGATACCGAACGTCACGAAACATAATCAAACCATTCAAAAAAAGGGCTGTGAAGGCTTACAAAACATGGTTAAGGCACAAATGACTGCATTTGAGCTTGATCATGAAGGACAAACTCCGAGCCTTGCCGATTTACAGTCAGAGGGCTATGTGAAAAAGGATGCTGTCTGTCCAAATGGTAAGCGCATTATCATCACCGGCGGAGAAGTTAAGGTTGAACATTAA
- the comGD gene encoding membrane component of the DNA transport pilin platform (Evidence 1a: Function from experimental evidences in the studied strain; PubMedId: 9224890, 9422590, 9723928, 16751195; Product type cp: cell process), whose translation MNIKLNEEKGFTLLESLLVLSLASILLVAVFTTLPPAYDNTAVRQAASQLKNDIMLTQQTAISRQQRTKILFHKKEYQLVIGDTVIERPYATGLSIELLTLKDRLEFNEKGHPNAGGKIRVKGHAVYDITVYLGSGRVNVERK comes from the coding sequence TTGAACATTAAATTAAACGAGGAGAAGGGGTTTACCCTTTTAGAAAGTTTGCTTGTGTTAAGCCTTGCCTCTATCCTCCTGGTGGCCGTCTTCACTACACTTCCTCCTGCTTATGACAATACAGCTGTCCGACAGGCAGCAAGTCAGCTGAAAAATGATATTATGCTCACACAGCAGACTGCTATTTCCCGTCAACAAAGAACAAAAATTCTCTTTCATAAAAAAGAATATCAATTAGTCATTGGTGATACGGTTATTGAACGTCCGTATGCAACGGGACTTTCTATAGAACTGCTGACATTAAAAGACCGTTTGGAATTTAATGAGAAAGGGCACCCGAATGCAGGCGGAAAAATACGAGTAAAAGGCCATGCCGTTTATGACATAACAGTTTATCTAGGGAGCGGGAGAGTCAATGTGGAGAGAAAATAA
- the tasA gene encoding major biofilm matrix component (Evidence 1a: Function from experimental evidences in the studied strain; PubMedId: 10464223, 10827084, 16430695, 16430696, 18047568, 23569226, 25326308, 27655338, 28546427; Product type cp: cell process) yields MGMKKKLSLGVASAALGLALVGGGTWAAFNDIKSKDATFASGTLDLSAKENSASVNLSNLKPGDKLTKDFQFENNGSLAIKEVLMALNYGDFKANGGSNTSPEDFLSQFEVTLLTVGKEGGNGYPKNIILDDANLKDLYLMSAKNDAAAAEKIKKQIDPKFLNASGKVNVATIDGKTAPEYDGVPKTPTDFDQVQMEIQFKDDKTKDEKGLMVQNKYQGNSIKLQFSFEATQWNGLTIKKDHTDKDGYVKENEKAHSEDKN; encoded by the coding sequence ATGGGTATGAAAAAGAAATTGAGTTTAGGAGTTGCTTCTGCAGCACTAGGATTAGCTTTAGTTGGAGGAGGAACATGGGCAGCATTTAACGACATTAAATCAAAGGATGCTACTTTTGCATCAGGTACGCTTGATTTATCTGCTAAAGAGAATTCAGCGAGTGTGAACTTATCAAATCTAAAGCCGGGAGATAAGTTGACAAAGGATTTCCAATTTGAAAATAACGGATCACTTGCGATCAAAGAAGTTCTAATGGCGCTTAATTATGGAGATTTTAAAGCAAACGGCGGCAGCAATACATCTCCAGAAGATTTCCTCAGCCAGTTTGAAGTGACATTGTTGACAGTTGGAAAAGAGGGCGGCAATGGCTACCCGAAAAACATTATTTTAGATGATGCGAACCTTAAAGACTTGTATTTGATGTCTGCTAAAAATGATGCAGCGGCTGCTGAAAAAATCAAAAAACAAATTGACCCTAAATTCTTAAATGCAAGCGGTAAAGTCAATGTAGCAACAATTGATGGTAAAACCGCTCCTGAATATGATGGTGTTCCAAAAACACCAACTGACTTCGATCAGGTTCAAATGGAAATCCAATTCAAGGATGATAAAACAAAAGATGAAAAAGGGCTTATGGTTCAAAATAAATATCAAGGCAACTCCATTAAGCTTCAATTCTCATTCGAAGCTACACAGTGGAACGGCTTGACAATCAAAAAGGACCATACTGATAAAGATGGTTACGTGAAAGAAAATGAAAAAGCGCATAGCGAGGATAAAAATTAA
- the yqhH gene encoding putative RNA polymerase-associated helicase protein (Evidence 3: Putative function from multiple computational evidences; PubMedId: 26735940; Product type e: enzyme), whose translation MNTEMIYDAKWPEEFAERLKNDGPWANWELYKLSAEIQKTLAIPEFEGLRAPLYLPSFTPLPHQLEVAQKVVEKMNGKAILADEVGLGKTVEAGLILKEYMIRGLAKKILILVPASLVSQWVKELQEKFLIPAVEQKKSYVWEQCDIVVSSIDTAKRSPHREIVLSIPYDLVIIDEAHKLKNSKTKNYEFVRNLVKKYCLLLTATPIQNRIEEIFNLVSLLKPGHLGSQNHFQEEFAKKKSSLEAHEHLKDLVNKVMIRNRRHDTGLNWKQRHVETVPIQFSPSEQALYDEISRLKDSINKPASMFSIMTLQRECCSSREAVYMTLKKMLDQKEKQAPAIDEDTISVLIDRINQVTQNSKALQVVDLIKKIDDKVIIFTEYRATQIYLQWFLQQNGISSVPFRGGFKRGKKDWMKDLFRGKIQVLIATEAGGEGINLQFCNHMINYDLPWNPMRLEQRIGRIHRLGQERDVHIYNMATKHTVEEHILKLLYEKIHLFEKVVGELDDILTKIQVNNFEEHLHDILYHSATEEEMKIKMDNLTSFLSYKKQLPAEKRGS comes from the coding sequence ATGAATACAGAAATGATCTACGATGCAAAATGGCCTGAAGAATTTGCTGAAAGACTGAAAAACGATGGCCCTTGGGCAAACTGGGAACTGTACAAGCTCTCTGCAGAAATCCAGAAAACATTAGCAATTCCAGAGTTTGAAGGCTTACGGGCTCCTTTATATCTGCCTTCCTTTACGCCGCTCCCCCACCAGCTTGAAGTGGCGCAAAAAGTGGTTGAAAAAATGAACGGGAAAGCGATTTTAGCAGATGAGGTTGGTCTCGGAAAAACGGTTGAAGCTGGACTGATTCTAAAAGAATATATGATTCGCGGGTTAGCAAAAAAAATTTTGATCCTTGTGCCCGCTTCCCTTGTGTCACAGTGGGTCAAAGAGCTTCAGGAAAAATTTTTGATTCCGGCTGTTGAACAAAAGAAAAGCTATGTGTGGGAGCAATGCGATATTGTCGTCTCATCAATAGACACCGCGAAGCGCTCGCCCCATCGAGAAATCGTTCTGTCTATCCCATATGATCTTGTCATTATTGATGAGGCACACAAACTGAAAAATAGCAAAACGAAGAACTATGAATTTGTCCGGAATCTCGTAAAAAAATATTGCCTGCTTCTTACCGCGACGCCAATCCAGAACCGTATCGAAGAGATTTTCAATTTGGTGTCCTTATTAAAACCCGGCCATTTAGGCAGTCAGAATCACTTTCAGGAGGAGTTCGCCAAGAAGAAATCCAGTTTAGAAGCGCATGAACATTTAAAAGATCTTGTGAATAAAGTCATGATCCGTAACAGGCGGCATGATACAGGGCTGAATTGGAAACAGCGCCATGTTGAAACAGTGCCGATTCAATTTTCTCCATCAGAGCAGGCGCTTTATGATGAAATTTCTCGTTTGAAGGACAGTATCAATAAACCAGCCAGCATGTTCTCGATTATGACCTTGCAAAGAGAATGCTGTTCGAGCAGAGAAGCGGTATATATGACGCTGAAAAAGATGCTTGATCAAAAAGAGAAACAAGCACCTGCCATTGATGAGGATACGATTTCAGTTTTGATAGATCGCATCAATCAAGTGACACAAAACTCTAAAGCGCTTCAAGTTGTTGACTTGATCAAAAAGATCGACGATAAGGTCATCATTTTTACAGAATACCGCGCAACCCAGATTTATCTGCAGTGGTTTCTTCAGCAAAACGGCATCAGTTCTGTGCCGTTTAGAGGCGGATTTAAACGTGGAAAAAAAGACTGGATGAAGGATCTTTTCCGCGGAAAAATCCAAGTCCTTATTGCAACTGAAGCAGGCGGTGAGGGAATTAACCTGCAATTTTGCAATCACATGATCAACTATGACCTGCCATGGAACCCGATGCGGCTTGAGCAAAGAATCGGAAGAATTCACAGACTCGGGCAGGAGCGTGACGTGCATATTTATAACATGGCGACAAAACATACGGTGGAAGAGCATATTCTAAAGCTTTTATATGAAAAAATTCATTTGTTTGAAAAAGTGGTCGGTGAACTTGATGATATTTTAACGAAAATTCAAGTGAACAATTTTGAAGAGCACCTTCATGACATTTTGTATCACTCAGCAACAGAAGAAGAAATGAAAATAAAAATGGATAACTTAACCTCATTTTTGTCTTATAAAAAACAGCTGCCTGCTGAAAAAAGAGGATCTTAG
- the sipW gene encoding type I signal peptidase (Evidence 1a: Function from experimental evidences in the studied strain; PubMedId: 10464223, 10559173, 10827084, 15101989, 16430695, 22328672, 26346121, 27655338; Product type e: enzyme) gives MKLISNILYVIIFTLIIVLTLVVISTRSSGGEPAVFGYTLKSVLSGSMEPEFNTGSLILVKEITDVKELQKGDVITFMQDANTAVTHRIVDITKQGDHLLFKTKGDNNAAADSAPVSDENVRAQYTGFQLPYAGYMLHFASQPIGTAVLLIVPGVMLLVYAFVTISSAIREIERKTKALETDTKDSTMST, from the coding sequence ATGAAGCTGATCAGTAATATTTTATACGTGATCATCTTTACTCTTATTATTGTGCTGACACTTGTCGTGATTTCAACACGTTCATCCGGGGGAGAGCCGGCAGTGTTTGGGTATACGCTGAAATCAGTTCTGTCAGGTTCGATGGAGCCGGAGTTCAATACAGGTTCCTTAATATTGGTCAAAGAAATCACTGATGTGAAAGAGCTCCAAAAAGGTGACGTTATTACATTTATGCAGGATGCAAATACGGCGGTCACCCACAGAATTGTTGACATAACAAAGCAAGGAGACCATTTGTTATTTAAAACAAAAGGTGATAATAATGCAGCAGCTGATTCAGCGCCTGTATCGGACGAAAATGTTCGCGCGCAATACACAGGTTTTCAGCTTCCATATGCCGGCTATATGCTTCATTTTGCCAGCCAGCCGATTGGAACGGCTGTATTATTGATTGTTCCCGGCGTGATGCTGTTAGTTTACGCTTTTGTGACGATCAGCAGCGCCATTAGAGAAATTGAAAGAAAGACAAAAGCCTTGGAAACAGATACAAAGGACAGCACCATGTCTACTTAA
- the yqzG gene encoding hypothetical protein (Evidence 3: Putative function from multiple computational evidences; Product type f: factor), which yields MMIKQCVICLSLLVFGTTAAHAEETPLVTARHMSKWEEIAVKEAKKRYPLAQVLFKQKVWDRKRKDEAVKQYHLTLREGSKEFGVFVTISFDPYSQKVNKIAILEEYQ from the coding sequence ATGATGATCAAACAATGTGTGATTTGTCTATCTCTTCTCGTCTTTGGCACCACAGCCGCTCACGCAGAAGAAACACCGCTTGTAACCGCCCGCCACATGTCCAAATGGGAAGAGATTGCTGTAAAAGAAGCAAAAAAAAGGTACCCGCTCGCACAGGTACTGTTCAAACAAAAAGTATGGGACCGTAAAAGAAAAGATGAAGCAGTGAAGCAATACCATTTAACTCTGAGGGAAGGGTCAAAAGAATTCGGCGTTTTTGTGACGATTTCATTTGATCCTTATAGCCAAAAGGTCAATAAAATTGCCATATTAGAAGAATATCAATAA
- the comGE gene encoding component of the DNA transport pilin platform (Evidence 1a: Function from experimental evidences in the studied strain; PubMedId: 7783624, 9224890, 9422590, 9723928, 16751195; Product type cp: cell process) — protein MWRENKGFSTIETMSALSLWLFVLLTVVPLWDKLMADEKMAESREIGYQMMNESISKYVMSGEGAASKTITKNNHIYAMKWEEEGEYQNVCIKAAAYKEKSFCLSILQTEWLHAS, from the coding sequence ATGTGGAGAGAAAATAAAGGTTTTTCTACAATAGAAACAATGTCTGCGCTAAGCCTGTGGCTGTTTGTGCTGCTGACAGTCGTCCCCTTGTGGGACAAGCTGATGGCTGATGAAAAAATGGCGGAATCACGAGAAATTGGCTATCAGATGATGAATGAGAGCATTAGCAAATATGTCATGAGTGGTGAAGGAGCCGCGTCAAAAACGATTACAAAGAACAATCATATCTATGCAATGAAGTGGGAGGAGGAGGGCGAATATCAAAACGTATGTATCAAAGCCGCAGCTTATAAAGAAAAATCATTTTGCCTCAGCATTTTGCAGACAGAATGGCTACACGCTTCTTAA
- the spoIIT gene encoding factor involved in sporulation (Evidence 1a: Function from experimental evidences in the studied strain; PubMedId: 26735940; Product type cp: cell process) has protein sequence MKTNDYVKYMTQQFVKYIDTPRDERKERKEVRKETKTPVSQQWFGILPYGFRLWLKRKK, from the coding sequence GTGAAAACGAATGATTATGTTAAATATATGACGCAGCAATTTGTCAAATATATAGATACTCCGAGAGATGAGCGAAAAGAACGAAAAGAGGTGCGGAAAGAAACAAAAACGCCTGTTTCCCAGCAGTGGTTCGGTATTTTACCCTATGGCTTCCGACTTTGGCTGAAACGGAAAAAATAA
- the comGG gene encoding component of the DNA transport pilin platform (Evidence 1a: Function from experimental evidences in the studied strain; PubMedId: 9150204, 9723928, 15849754, 16850406, 24164455; Product type cp: cell process), which yields MYRTRGFIYPAVLFVSALVLLIVNFVAAQYISRCMFEKETKELYIGENLLQNGVLLSIRHVLEERKGQEGTQQFLYGRVSYYIHDTSIKEQKEINLRVSTDSGTERTAQIVFDQKQKKLLRWTE from the coding sequence ATGTATCGTACAAGAGGGTTTATTTATCCAGCTGTTCTTTTTGTGTCAGCGCTTGTGCTGTTAATCGTGAACTTTGTTGCTGCTCAATATATTTCACGCTGCATGTTTGAGAAGGAAACAAAAGAGTTATACATAGGAGAGAATTTGCTTCAAAATGGGGTGCTTCTTTCGATTCGGCATGTTCTAGAGGAACGGAAAGGCCAGGAGGGTACGCAGCAATTTCTATATGGACGGGTTTCTTATTACATTCATGATACATCGATAAAAGAACAAAAAGAAATCAACTTAAGAGTGTCAACGGATTCGGGAACAGAAAGAACTGCACAGATCGTGTTTGACCAAAAACAGAAAAAACTGCTGAGATGGACAGAATAA